Proteins encoded by one window of Acetivibrio thermocellus ATCC 27405:
- a CDS encoding transglycosylase domain-containing protein, protein MNSRTETASRRTQKSSKKKRTNKTGRIILSIFRVIVFFAVVFSVIIGGILAGMTLAYVATTEDLTAEQLVLTGFTTRVYDCNGNEIMALQGDKNREMVDFKDIPQDLKDAFVAIEDKRFYKHPGIDVKRIAGAVINFFKPGASSYGGSTITQQVIKNLTGNDERSVKRKIQEWKLALSLERNLSKDQILELYLNLIYMGQNCYGVQAAAQTYFNKDVSELTLAECASLAGITNLPGKYDPFTEKGRENNIKRQRIILKEMLDQGYITEAEYQKAINEELKFAESNKRTAENASNQPYFIDQVVKDVKRDLMAQGYSEEVAIRMIYNGGLQIYTTMDPDIQKAMDEVFTDEKYFTKVNKKTSQTPQAAMVIMDPNGYVRALYGGSGEKIGAPLNRASDPQVQRQPGSTFKPIAIYGPAINERRITAATIVDDVPVYMLGVDKGAYPNNFDYSYAGLTTIRNAIKRSVNVVAAKVWQDILGPDLSLEYLDKVNLNRDNERYLSLALGGLNQGVNPLQMAAAYVPFVSKGIYYEPMTYTKVLDMKGNVILEKKPKSTIVYDETAAYVMVDMLKSVVSESGGTAVGLGQLQNGKMPTAGKTGTTSQNFDKWFVGFSPYYVGAVWYGYDYNVSISSAESNRALQIWHDVMEKVHEKLEPIPFAEPEGIVRKRICIYSGKIATDLCASDPRGSAVRTELFIKGTEPSDDNLCDVHVKARVCKDSTDANGKSLLAGEYCPESSVEEKVFIRRPVPYVPVKPGEKAPADLIYELPEGEYCNVHGPAEVPDLEDIVDDIPDIPNENSSNRNPWIDFFDELDQTFPRIFRRDDR, encoded by the coding sequence ATGAACTCGAGAACGGAAACTGCTTCAAGGAGAACTCAAAAAAGTTCAAAAAAGAAGCGGACCAATAAAACTGGTAGAATAATATTGTCGATCTTCAGGGTCATCGTCTTTTTTGCCGTCGTCTTTTCGGTTATCATCGGAGGTATACTGGCAGGTATGACGTTGGCTTATGTTGCAACTACAGAAGACCTCACTGCCGAGCAGCTGGTGCTTACAGGGTTCACCACCCGTGTGTATGACTGCAACGGCAACGAGATTATGGCTCTACAAGGGGACAAAAACAGGGAAATGGTTGACTTTAAAGATATACCACAGGACTTAAAAGACGCTTTCGTTGCAATTGAAGATAAACGTTTTTACAAGCATCCCGGCATAGATGTGAAAAGAATAGCAGGAGCGGTAATAAATTTCTTCAAGCCCGGAGCATCATCTTACGGCGGTAGTACCATTACCCAGCAGGTAATAAAAAACCTTACCGGCAATGACGAAAGGTCGGTCAAAAGAAAGATTCAGGAATGGAAACTCGCCTTAAGTCTTGAGCGCAATCTCAGCAAAGACCAGATACTGGAACTTTATTTAAATCTCATATATATGGGACAGAACTGCTATGGAGTTCAGGCTGCCGCACAAACTTATTTCAACAAGGACGTAAGCGAACTCACCCTTGCTGAATGCGCTTCTCTTGCCGGAATCACGAATTTGCCCGGCAAATATGATCCTTTTACCGAAAAAGGGAGAGAAAACAATATCAAGCGCCAGAGAATCATATTAAAAGAAATGCTGGATCAGGGATATATAACCGAAGCTGAATACCAGAAGGCCATAAATGAAGAACTGAAATTCGCCGAATCAAACAAGCGTACAGCGGAAAACGCCAGCAATCAGCCCTACTTTATAGATCAGGTTGTAAAAGACGTAAAAAGGGATCTTATGGCACAGGGTTATTCGGAAGAAGTGGCCATAAGAATGATTTATAACGGTGGACTCCAAATATATACCACAATGGATCCTGATATTCAAAAAGCAATGGACGAAGTGTTTACGGATGAAAAATATTTCACAAAAGTAAACAAAAAGACAAGCCAGACTCCCCAGGCAGCCATGGTAATAATGGACCCCAACGGTTATGTCAGAGCCCTGTACGGAGGCTCTGGGGAAAAAATAGGCGCACCTCTTAACAGGGCATCGGATCCCCAGGTGCAGAGGCAGCCGGGTTCGACTTTCAAACCTATTGCCATTTACGGGCCTGCCATAAATGAAAGAAGAATAACCGCTGCAACAATCGTAGACGACGTTCCCGTGTATATGCTGGGAGTGGACAAAGGTGCATATCCCAACAATTTTGACTACTCATACGCCGGACTTACCACCATCCGCAACGCCATAAAAAGGTCCGTAAACGTAGTGGCCGCCAAAGTATGGCAGGATATTTTAGGCCCTGATTTGTCTTTAGAATATCTTGACAAAGTTAATTTAAACAGGGACAATGAAAGATACCTGTCGCTGGCTCTGGGTGGACTTAACCAAGGTGTAAACCCCCTTCAAATGGCAGCGGCATATGTGCCTTTCGTCAGCAAAGGTATATATTATGAACCGATGACCTATACAAAAGTTTTGGATATGAAAGGCAATGTCATTCTGGAAAAGAAGCCAAAAAGCACCATCGTCTATGACGAGACTGCCGCATATGTTATGGTTGACATGCTGAAAAGCGTGGTAAGTGAATCAGGTGGAACTGCCGTCGGACTTGGTCAGCTGCAAAACGGGAAAATGCCCACAGCGGGTAAGACCGGTACCACCAGCCAGAACTTTGACAAATGGTTCGTAGGCTTTTCTCCTTATTACGTTGGAGCTGTCTGGTACGGTTATGACTACAATGTCAGCATCTCAAGCGCTGAATCAAACAGGGCGCTGCAAATATGGCATGATGTTATGGAAAAAGTACACGAGAAATTGGAGCCGATTCCGTTTGCTGAACCCGAAGGCATTGTCAGAAAGAGAATATGCATCTACTCCGGGAAAATTGCGACAGATTTGTGTGCCAGTGATCCAAGGGGTTCCGCAGTCAGAACTGAACTGTTTATCAAAGGTACGGAGCCTTCCGATGATAATTTATGCGACGTCCACGTCAAAGCACGGGTTTGCAAGGACAGTACCGACGCCAACGGCAAATCTCTGCTTGCCGGTGAATACTGTCCTGAAAGTTCAGTGGAAGAAAAGGTGTTTATAAGGCGTCCGGTTCCTTATGTGCCGGTCAAGCCCGGCGAAAAAGCACCTGCTGATTTGATATATGAACTTCCGGAAGGAGAGTACTGCAATGTCCACGGTCCCGCAGAAGTGCCGGATTTGGAGGATATTGTCGACGACATTCCGGATATCCCCAATGAGAATTCTTCCAACCGAAATCCATGGATCGACTTTTTCGATGAACTTGACCAGACATTCCCGCGAATATTCAGGCGGGATGACAGATAA
- a CDS encoding ABC transporter permease, whose translation MSFLESIRQALDSLKANKLRSILTMLGIVMGVFSIITIMAIGNATEEYINSQFEKIGANVLTVGYKNMNVDSDEMLYLKDIETVKRAAPEIKNVTTYIQHRGTLRIDTKTRSALVYGTTAQYKDITPMEMAAGRFFTDFDISSRQKVVVVDEYFAKRYFNRLDIVGEVLQFKAPSGNYKVKVIGVAKAINDAMANLLDNENFPTQIYMPITTVQQMYYNNEALDSILVALDKEVDYKEVGNRIVRALEMSKGKKDIYMTYSTQDSQEILSSIIGVVSAVLLVIAIITLIVGGIGIINILLVSVTERIREIGIRKALGAQKKDIIFQFITESIIMTGISGSIGIFLGVLGGNIISQAIQIPPVIDVPVIIGVFLGSVVLGLVFGVYPAKKAADLDPIESLRYE comes from the coding sequence ATGAGCTTTCTTGAAAGTATCAGACAGGCGCTGGACAGCCTTAAAGCAAACAAGCTGAGATCCATTCTTACCATGCTGGGAATTGTCATGGGTGTGTTTTCGATTATTACCATAATGGCGATTGGAAATGCCACTGAAGAGTATATTAACAGCCAATTTGAAAAAATCGGTGCCAATGTGCTTACCGTAGGCTACAAAAATATGAATGTCGACAGTGATGAGATGCTGTATCTTAAGGATATTGAAACAGTGAAAAGGGCTGCGCCGGAAATAAAAAATGTTACAACTTATATTCAGCATAGGGGAACACTGCGAATTGATACAAAAACAAGAAGTGCTTTGGTGTATGGAACCACGGCCCAGTACAAGGACATTACGCCTATGGAGATGGCTGCGGGAAGATTTTTCACTGATTTTGACATATCTTCGAGACAGAAGGTTGTAGTTGTTGATGAATACTTTGCAAAAAGATATTTCAACAGGCTGGACATAGTAGGTGAAGTCCTGCAATTTAAAGCGCCTTCCGGGAACTATAAGGTAAAGGTGATTGGGGTTGCAAAAGCTATTAATGACGCCATGGCAAATTTATTGGACAATGAAAACTTTCCGACTCAAATATATATGCCCATTACCACGGTTCAGCAAATGTATTACAATAATGAAGCTTTAGACAGTATTCTTGTTGCGCTGGACAAGGAAGTAGACTATAAGGAAGTCGGGAACAGAATAGTAAGGGCTTTGGAGATGAGCAAAGGTAAGAAAGACATATATATGACATACAGTACACAGGATTCTCAGGAAATACTTTCAAGTATAATCGGTGTTGTATCGGCGGTGCTTTTGGTCATTGCAATTATTACCCTCATAGTCGGAGGTATAGGTATTATAAACATATTGCTTGTTTCCGTGACGGAAAGAATAAGGGAAATAGGCATCAGGAAGGCATTGGGAGCCCAGAAAAAGGACATAATTTTTCAGTTTATCACAGAATCAATTATTATGACGGGAATAAGCGGCAGTATAGGAATATTTCTTGGAGTTTTGGGAGGCAATATAATTTCTCAGGCTATTCAAATTCCGCCGGTGATTGATGTTCCTGTAATTATCGGGGTATTTTTAGGGTCGGTGGTATTGGGTCTCGTATTTGGTGTGTATCCTGCAAAGAAAGCGGCTGACCTGGATCCTATAGAATCTCTCAGGTATGAATAG
- a CDS encoding ABC transporter ATP-binding protein, giving the protein MIIEVKDVNKVYKNGKIEVRALNKVNLSVERGEFVSIMGPSGSGKSTLMNILGCLDRATSGKYILDGMDVSNLNDVELARIRNLKIGFVFQSFNLLPRMTALRNVELPMIYAKVNAKERKRRAEMALERVGLKDRMNHKPNEMSGGQKQRVAIARALVNDPAIILADEPTGNLDSYSGEEIMDLFQELNREGVTIILVTHEPDIAQHTKRIVTFRDGHLKSDVTVQKPLDAKEVMRRLRMEMEAAT; this is encoded by the coding sequence ATGATTATCGAAGTTAAAGATGTGAACAAGGTATACAAAAACGGAAAGATTGAAGTCAGAGCGCTGAATAAAGTTAATCTCTCTGTGGAGCGGGGGGAATTTGTGTCAATTATGGGTCCCTCGGGCTCCGGCAAGTCAACCCTTATGAATATCCTGGGGTGTCTTGACAGGGCAACATCAGGCAAATACATACTTGACGGAATGGACGTATCCAATCTTAATGACGTGGAGCTTGCCAGGATCAGAAATTTAAAGATAGGCTTTGTATTTCAGTCATTCAATCTTCTTCCGAGAATGACCGCTCTTCGAAATGTTGAACTTCCGATGATATACGCCAAAGTTAACGCAAAGGAAAGAAAAAGAAGAGCGGAAATGGCATTGGAAAGAGTGGGGCTAAAAGACAGAATGAACCACAAACCCAACGAGATGTCAGGAGGTCAAAAACAGAGGGTGGCCATAGCAAGGGCGCTGGTGAACGATCCTGCGATTATTCTGGCGGATGAGCCCACAGGAAACCTTGACAGCTACTCGGGAGAAGAAATCATGGACCTGTTTCAGGAGTTGAACCGGGAGGGGGTTACAATAATCCTGGTTACCCATGAGCCGGATATTGCACAGCATACAAAGCGGATTGTAACCTTCAGGGATGGACATTTGAAAAGCGATGTGACAGTGCAAAAGCCTCTTGATGCAAAAGAGGTCATGAGAAGATTACGTATGGAAATGGAGGCGGCGACATGA
- a CDS encoding TolC family protein has translation MKKVLSAIIIIFMLAFMQAYAANDSRLSYDTAKEVMLKNSRAVAKQKLSERKAFYQYNGVVQRTRGIETEMTVIDTPMGKYYYVYPPNIQVLLTKQAELLPLQMRYYWRMADNGRIVTEKALSLGLRDLYLGFMKSDMDYRLSLEKLELQEKKYNAAKLKAEKGLISGIELEEAEYDYLKAKKDVEKYKRSRENMQRSINSYIGVPIDTAYDKVLFSEYTRNLVVKPLEYYTEAALENRLEIISVAEEIKTKEKHLEILEIGRAKDIYPDIRKEYEDVLLEIETLKVKLEKARYDVENNIKSAYIDVIKEKDNMDNLMATLNMQKRNFERLKARYEQGFIPETVIEEMELAIEELQNGVNLTVYNYNTKKMKLEEAAGLGPAY, from the coding sequence TTGAAAAAAGTCCTGTCCGCAATAATCATTATTTTTATGTTAGCTTTCATGCAGGCCTATGCGGCTAATGACAGCAGGCTGTCCTATGACACGGCAAAAGAAGTCATGCTGAAAAACAGCAGGGCCGTGGCAAAGCAGAAGCTGTCGGAAAGGAAAGCCTTTTATCAGTACAACGGTGTGGTGCAGCGTACCCGGGGAATTGAGACGGAGATGACTGTCATAGATACTCCTATGGGAAAATACTATTATGTTTATCCTCCGAATATACAGGTGCTTCTGACCAAACAGGCTGAACTTCTGCCCCTTCAGATGAGATATTACTGGAGAATGGCCGACAACGGCAGGATTGTTACCGAAAAGGCACTTTCACTGGGGCTTCGGGATTTGTACCTCGGATTTATGAAATCCGACATGGATTATCGGCTGAGTTTGGAGAAGCTCGAGCTTCAGGAAAAGAAATACAATGCCGCAAAACTTAAAGCTGAAAAAGGGCTGATTTCAGGGATTGAACTTGAAGAAGCGGAGTATGATTACCTGAAAGCAAAAAAAGATGTTGAAAAATATAAAAGAAGCCGGGAGAACATGCAAAGGAGCATAAACTCCTACATAGGTGTGCCAATTGACACGGCCTATGATAAAGTATTATTTTCCGAATATACAAGAAATCTTGTGGTAAAACCTTTGGAATATTATACCGAGGCGGCATTGGAGAACAGGCTTGAGATAATTTCCGTAGCGGAGGAGATAAAGACAAAAGAAAAGCATTTGGAGATCCTTGAAATAGGCAGGGCAAAGGATATATATCCTGACATACGCAAAGAGTATGAAGATGTTTTGCTGGAAATAGAGACTTTGAAAGTCAAGCTTGAGAAAGCCAGGTATGATGTTGAAAACAACATAAAGTCTGCGTACATAGATGTAATAAAAGAAAAAGACAACATGGATAATTTGATGGCAACGTTGAATATGCAAAAAAGGAATTTTGAAAGACTTAAAGCCCGGTATGAGCAGGGTTTCATACCTGAAACGGTAATTGAAGAAATGGAGCTTGCAATCGAGGAATTGCAAAACGGAGTTAATCTTACGGTTTACAACTATAATACGAAAAAAATGAAGCTTGAAGAGGCGGCGGGCTTGGGTCCGGCGTATTAG
- a CDS encoding efflux RND transporter periplasmic adaptor subunit, whose amino-acid sequence MKKVVKIIIVIAVLGGLVGLTYLLSGNMEQVFSSSTVYSVKTVEIGKGSISSSVSASGKIEEVDSYDVYIDNPVKVKKLLVEKYQKVSKGQQLVEFDIEDMETELEKLKINKKVQELSQNSPTVDAEIKRAESAVKSAEQALSDAEKKYEDSKKLFEAQAISKSELDMAENAVRDARTALENATVAYNAAVESKDVDQKVKKENLNALILSISDLEKKIQKTKESMFCPFDGIVTEINIQEGAYTSNMQPAFRIVNLDKLKVKAMVNEYNIKDVKVGQKVRITGDAIREDVEVFGVVESISPVAKTNMTASGEEVVIEVDISIDNTALNLKPGLSVDCEILTDEKKDVVVVPMGVLKTDKDGNEYVLLVDKEKGVLMQRNVKLGIISDMTAEVLEGLAEGDIVVDDPQSFHKDGSKVRIIE is encoded by the coding sequence ATGAAGAAAGTTGTGAAAATTATAATAGTAATAGCAGTTCTTGGAGGACTTGTAGGGTTAACCTATCTTTTGAGCGGCAATATGGAGCAGGTGTTTAGCAGCAGTACCGTTTACAGTGTAAAAACCGTCGAAATCGGGAAGGGCAGCATATCTTCGTCGGTTTCGGCTTCGGGAAAAATTGAGGAAGTTGATTCCTATGATGTCTATATAGACAATCCTGTAAAGGTTAAGAAGCTTTTGGTTGAAAAATACCAAAAGGTGTCAAAGGGACAACAGCTTGTGGAGTTCGATATTGAGGATATGGAAACGGAGCTTGAAAAGCTTAAAATAAACAAAAAAGTTCAGGAGCTTTCTCAGAACTCTCCGACGGTTGATGCCGAGATAAAAAGGGCCGAGTCGGCGGTAAAAAGCGCGGAGCAGGCTTTAAGCGACGCTGAAAAGAAATACGAGGACAGCAAAAAACTTTTTGAAGCACAGGCAATATCAAAAAGTGAACTGGATATGGCTGAAAATGCCGTAAGAGATGCAAGAACCGCGCTGGAGAATGCAACAGTTGCCTATAATGCCGCCGTAGAAAGCAAAGACGTGGACCAAAAGGTAAAAAAAGAGAACCTCAACGCCCTTATACTTAGTATAAGCGACCTTGAGAAGAAAATTCAAAAGACAAAGGAATCAATGTTTTGCCCGTTTGACGGGATTGTTACCGAGATAAATATTCAGGAGGGAGCTTATACAAGCAATATGCAGCCTGCCTTCAGGATTGTCAATCTTGACAAGCTAAAGGTAAAGGCCATGGTAAACGAATACAATATAAAAGATGTAAAAGTGGGACAGAAAGTCAGAATCACCGGAGATGCCATCAGGGAAGATGTCGAGGTTTTCGGAGTGGTGGAAAGTATTTCACCGGTTGCAAAAACAAATATGACAGCCTCGGGCGAAGAAGTTGTAATTGAAGTGGACATATCGATAGACAATACTGCTTTGAACCTGAAACCGGGACTTAGTGTCGATTGTGAAATATTAACCGATGAGAAAAAAGATGTAGTTGTGGTGCCCATGGGAGTCTTAAAGACTGACAAGGACGGAAACGAATATGTGCTGCTGGTGGACAAAGAGAAAGGTGTCCTTATGCAGCGAAATGTAAAGCTTGGTATTATCTCCGACATGACTGCCGAGGTGTTGGAAGGGCTTGCGGAAGGAGATATTGTTGTCGATGATCCACAGTCGTTCCACAAGGATGGATCTAAAGTCAGGATAATTGAATAG
- a CDS encoding GGGtGRT protein, translating to MIRFEGYERRIAQINKCMAEYGFNSLEEVRELCLSKGIDVEKIVKGVQPIAFENAVWAYTLGCAVALKKGVKTAAEAAEAIGIGLQAFCIPGSVADSRKVGLGHGNLGAMLLREETKCFCFLAGHESFAAAEGAIGIAKTANKVRKEPLKVILNGLGKDAAYIISRINGFTYVQTEYDYSTGELKVIQEKAFSNGEKAKVKVYGADDVNEGVAIMIKESVDVSITGNSTNPTRFQHLVAGTYKKWAYENGKKYFSVASGGGTGRTLHPDNMAAGPASYGLTDSMGRMHGDAQFAGSSSVPAHVEMMGLIGMGNNPMVGATVAVAVAVEEASKQ from the coding sequence GTGATTAGATTTGAAGGTTATGAAAGAAGAATAGCTCAAATAAACAAATGCATGGCAGAATACGGATTTAACAGCCTTGAAGAGGTTAGGGAATTGTGCCTTAGCAAAGGTATTGATGTTGAAAAGATAGTAAAAGGTGTTCAGCCGATAGCTTTTGAAAATGCTGTATGGGCATATACATTGGGCTGCGCGGTGGCACTGAAGAAAGGTGTGAAGACTGCTGCTGAAGCTGCGGAAGCAATAGGAATAGGATTGCAGGCTTTCTGTATTCCGGGGTCCGTTGCCGACAGCAGAAAGGTTGGTTTGGGTCACGGAAACCTTGGAGCAATGCTTTTGAGAGAAGAGACAAAATGTTTCTGCTTCCTCGCAGGACATGAGTCTTTCGCGGCTGCGGAAGGTGCCATAGGTATAGCAAAGACAGCCAACAAAGTCAGAAAAGAACCTTTGAAGGTTATATTGAACGGTCTTGGCAAAGATGCCGCTTACATAATTTCAAGAATAAACGGATTTACATATGTGCAGACTGAATATGATTACAGCACCGGTGAACTTAAGGTTATACAGGAAAAAGCCTTCTCCAACGGAGAAAAGGCAAAGGTTAAAGTTTACGGTGCCGATGATGTAAATGAAGGCGTTGCCATAATGATAAAAGAGAGCGTTGACGTTTCCATTACGGGTAACTCAACCAATCCTACAAGATTCCAGCACCTTGTTGCAGGTACATACAAGAAGTGGGCTTATGAAAACGGCAAGAAGTATTTCTCCGTTGCATCCGGAGGAGGTACGGGAAGAACACTGCATCCTGACAATATGGCTGCAGGTCCTGCTTCATACGGACTTACCGACTCAATGGGAAGAATGCATGGCGATGCCCAGTTTGCAGGTTCATCTTCTGTTCCTGCCCATGTTGAAATGATGGGACTTATCGGAATGGGCAACAACCCGATGGTTGGGGCTACCGTTGCCGTTGCAGTTGCTGTTGAGGAAGCAAGCAAACAGTAA
- the proB gene encoding glutamate 5-kinase has product MESSNLRKYLSDSKRIVIKVGTSTLTYENGEMNLARMEKLVRVISDLMNQGKDVVLVTSGAIGVGVSKLKLGSRPKELKDKQAVAAVGQCELMYMYSKLFLEYGHTVGQILLTRDVVENPTGKTNVINTFETLLEMRIIPIVNENDSVAVDEIESETNHVFGDNDTLSAIVATLVNADLLIILSDIDGFYDCDPRANECSKLISVIEKITPELEKCAGGVGSSRGTGGMVTKLSAAKIATLAGINMVLANGDNPNIVYDILAGKEVGSLFLAQKSDS; this is encoded by the coding sequence ATGGAAAGTTCAAATTTAAGAAAGTATTTGTCTGATTCCAAAAGAATAGTAATAAAAGTAGGTACTTCGACTCTTACATATGAGAACGGTGAAATGAATCTTGCAAGGATGGAAAAACTAGTAAGGGTTATATCGGACCTTATGAACCAGGGCAAAGATGTGGTATTGGTTACGTCCGGAGCAATAGGTGTCGGCGTCAGCAAGCTGAAACTGGGTTCAAGGCCGAAAGAGTTGAAAGACAAGCAAGCCGTTGCCGCCGTAGGTCAGTGCGAACTTATGTATATGTACAGTAAATTGTTCTTGGAATACGGTCATACAGTGGGACAGATTCTTTTAACCCGTGACGTGGTTGAAAATCCCACGGGTAAGACCAATGTAATAAACACTTTTGAGACTTTGCTTGAAATGAGAATAATTCCTATAGTTAATGAAAACGACTCGGTGGCCGTTGATGAAATAGAATCCGAAACAAACCACGTGTTTGGGGACAACGACACGTTGTCGGCAATCGTTGCGACTTTGGTTAATGCGGATTTGTTGATAATTTTATCGGATATTGACGGATTTTATGACTGTGACCCGAGAGCCAATGAGTGTTCAAAACTTATTTCGGTGATTGAGAAAATAACACCTGAGCTTGAGAAATGTGCGGGAGGAGTTGGAAGCTCAAGGGGCACCGGGGGCATGGTTACCAAGCTTTCCGCTGCAAAGATTGCCACTTTGGCAGGTATAAACATGGTTCTTGCCAACGGTGATAATCCGAATATTGTTTATGACATTTTGGCAGGCAAGGAAGTGGGTTCACTTTTCCTGGCCCAAAAATCAGACTCTTGA
- a CDS encoding iron-sulfur cluster assembly scaffold protein codes for MNYSHEVENMICVKKGPNHGPAPIPEEGKWVKAKEIKDISGLSHGVGWCAPQQGCCKLTLNVKNGIIEEALVETLGCSGMTHSAAMAAEILGGKTILEALNTDLVCDAINVAMREIFKQLVYGRTQTAFSENGLPIGASLEDLGKGLRSQVGTMFGTKDKGVRYLEMAEGYVLNIGLDENNEVIGYKFVHLGKMMEAIRNGVDPKEAYEKNIGTYGRFDEAVKIIDPRKE; via the coding sequence ATGAACTATTCACACGAAGTTGAAAATATGATTTGTGTTAAAAAAGGACCGAATCATGGACCCGCACCAATCCCTGAAGAAGGAAAATGGGTAAAAGCGAAGGAAATAAAAGATATCTCCGGTCTGTCCCATGGTGTGGGCTGGTGCGCGCCACAGCAGGGTTGCTGCAAACTTACATTGAACGTTAAAAACGGTATTATCGAGGAAGCCCTGGTTGAGACTTTGGGTTGCTCCGGAATGACTCACTCAGCTGCAATGGCTGCTGAAATATTGGGAGGCAAGACCATACTTGAGGCTTTAAATACCGACCTTGTTTGTGACGCTATAAACGTTGCAATGAGAGAGATATTCAAGCAGCTTGTATACGGAAGAACCCAGACTGCGTTTTCCGAGAACGGACTTCCTATAGGAGCAAGTCTTGAAGACCTTGGAAAAGGATTGCGTTCCCAGGTTGGTACAATGTTTGGAACAAAGGATAAAGGTGTAAGATATCTTGAAATGGCCGAAGGATATGTTTTAAACATCGGTCTTGATGAAAACAATGAAGTTATCGGATATAAATTTGTTCATCTCGGAAAGATGATGGAAGCCATAAGAAACGGTGTGGATCCGAAAGAAGCCTATGAGAAAAACATAGGAACATACGGAAGATTTGATGAAGCTGTAAAAATAATCGACCCGAGAAAAGAGTAA
- a CDS encoding TolC family protein, translating to MKKRILALFLTVPLLFTVTTVLAAGKNLILSIEGFQKYAVENSKQAVLDDLEIKTKESALEDAKEDAEFLAPAGTKSERYNNDIKKEVSPLEAEANLEYAKRVKEKNIDDLKLDVYKAALDKLLVEKELDTEKAKLDILSEKYSMAEARYKEGKITENDLNDAKYALDAKKIDVQRVEKSLKTAELELKRLLSLELDDKDLKVDEKLTLAKWKDVNLEKVIKDAIEKNIDIYKKAEDLKAKEKIMEITERYYTDSNSIYNENKTNLELAKVELEDAKINLEVEIRNKYNDLLTAKDNVELASKWENIQKKKLENVELKFKNGLVSKEEVLSQKEKYLDAQYQMFSAIRDFNVLKAEFEALYN from the coding sequence ATGAAGAAGAGGATTTTGGCTTTGTTTTTGACTGTGCCTTTGCTGTTTACCGTTACAACGGTTCTGGCAGCGGGAAAAAATCTCATACTTAGTATAGAAGGTTTTCAAAAATATGCTGTCGAAAACAGCAAACAGGCTGTTCTTGATGATTTGGAAATAAAGACGAAAGAAAGCGCCCTTGAAGATGCAAAAGAAGATGCGGAGTTTCTGGCCCCGGCCGGCACGAAAAGTGAAAGGTACAATAATGATATAAAGAAGGAAGTTTCCCCCCTTGAAGCGGAGGCAAATCTTGAGTATGCCAAAAGAGTCAAAGAAAAGAATATTGACGATTTGAAACTGGATGTCTACAAAGCGGCTCTTGACAAGCTGCTTGTTGAAAAGGAGCTTGATACGGAAAAAGCAAAGCTGGACATCCTGAGTGAAAAATACTCCATGGCTGAGGCCAGATACAAAGAGGGAAAGATTACCGAAAATGACCTCAATGACGCAAAATATGCTTTGGATGCCAAAAAGATTGATGTGCAGAGAGTTGAAAAAAGTCTTAAGACAGCGGAGCTTGAACTTAAAAGACTGTTGAGTCTTGAACTTGACGACAAGGATTTAAAAGTTGATGAAAAACTTACACTGGCAAAGTGGAAGGATGTAAATCTTGAAAAAGTTATTAAAGACGCTATTGAAAAAAACATAGATATATATAAGAAAGCTGAAGACCTTAAAGCAAAAGAAAAGATCATGGAGATTACGGAAAGGTATTATACCGACAGCAATTCAATATATAATGAAAACAAGACAAATCTTGAGCTGGCGAAAGTGGAACTGGAAGATGCAAAAATAAATCTGGAAGTGGAAATCAGAAACAAATACAATGATTTGCTTACGGCGAAGGACAATGTGGAACTTGCTTCCAAGTGGGAAAATATTCAGAAAAAGAAGCTTGAAAATGTGGAGCTTAAGTTTAAAAACGGCCTCGTAAGCAAGGAAGAGGTTCTAAGTCAAAAGGAAAAATATCTGGACGCACAGTATCAGATGTTTTCAGCGATTCGTGATTTTAATGTTTTAAAGGCTGAATTTGAAGCGTTGTACAATTAA